The following are encoded together in the Serratia odorifera genome:
- a CDS encoding N-acetylmuramoyl-L-alanine amidase, translating into MSKWLWIAAIGVLAGCQGQPQNTIVDHGGYRLETLHQAQGADQRIRFLVMHYTAEDFHSSLKTLTDEHVSAHYLLPARPPVQNGKPLAYQLVPEQMRAWHAGASQWRGRSGLNDTSIGIEIVNRGYQRRLLSQSWQPYTPQQIALLTELARDIIARYGIQPVDVVGHSDIAPQRKQDPGPLFPWRQLAQAGVGAWPDPGVVQHYLAGRKPQAPVPMLPLLAKLARYGYTVDAKWDARQQHNLLAAFQMHFRPSDYRGEPDAESEAIIDALLQKYPPAR; encoded by the coding sequence GTGAGCAAGTGGTTATGGATTGCCGCTATCGGGGTGCTGGCGGGCTGCCAGGGCCAACCGCAGAATACCATCGTCGACCATGGCGGTTATCGGCTGGAAACCCTTCATCAGGCGCAGGGCGCCGATCAACGTATTCGTTTTCTGGTGATGCATTACACCGCCGAAGATTTTCATTCCTCGCTCAAGACCCTGACTGACGAACACGTCAGCGCCCATTATCTGTTGCCGGCGCGGCCACCGGTGCAGAACGGCAAGCCGTTGGCGTATCAACTGGTGCCCGAACAGATGCGTGCCTGGCATGCCGGTGCCAGCCAATGGCGCGGTCGTAGCGGCCTGAATGACACCTCAATCGGCATCGAAATTGTCAACCGCGGTTATCAGCGTCGGTTGCTGTCACAATCCTGGCAGCCTTACACGCCGCAACAAATTGCACTGTTGACCGAACTCGCCCGCGACATTATTGCCCGCTACGGCATACAACCCGTGGATGTGGTGGGGCACAGCGATATCGCGCCGCAGCGCAAACAGGATCCGGGGCCGCTCTTTCCCTGGCGGCAACTGGCGCAGGCCGGGGTGGGGGCCTGGCCGGATCCGGGCGTGGTGCAGCATTATCTGGCGGGGCGCAAGCCGCAGGCGCCGGTGCCGATGCTGCCACTGCTGGCGAAGCTGGCGCGCTACGGTTATACGGTTGATGCCAAATGGGACGCGCGGCAGCAGCACAACCTGTTGGCGGCATTTCAGATGCATTTCCGGCCCAGCGATTATCGCGGTGAGCCGGATGCGGAAAGTGAGGCGATTATCGATGCCTTATTGCAGAAGTACCCGCCAGCGCGCTGA
- a CDS encoding PTS glucose/sucrose transporter subunit IIB, with protein sequence MLTTPVSETVQSASARAQQILAALGGKDNVVDLDCCATRLRVTLKHGQRVNQAELKASGARAVIVRGNGVQVIYGPHVTIIKNEVEELLDL encoded by the coding sequence GTGCTGACGACACCGGTCAGCGAAACGGTGCAGTCCGCGTCGGCCCGCGCGCAGCAGATTCTGGCTGCGCTGGGTGGCAAGGACAACGTGGTCGATCTCGACTGTTGCGCCACTCGGCTGCGCGTCACGCTCAAGCATGGTCAACGCGTCAACCAGGCCGAGTTGAAAGCCAGCGGCGCTCGGGCGGTGATCGTGCGCGGCAACGGCGTTCAGGTGATTTATGGCCCGCACGTTACCATTATTAAAAACGAAGTAGAGGAGTTATTGGATTTATGA
- a CDS encoding arginine ABC transporter substrate-binding protein translates to MKKLLVAAAVLAAMSFSVQAAETLRFASSATYPPFESLDANNQIVGFDIDLAKALCKQMQTECTFTNQAFDSLIAALKFKKYDAVISGMDITPERSKQVSFTQPYYANSAIVIAQKGKYATLADLKGKKVGMENGTTHQKYMQDKHPEINTVAYDSYQNAILELKNGRVDGVFGDTAVVNEWLKSNPNLAPVGEHITDAQYFGTGLGIAVRPDNQALLAKLNAALAAIKADGTYKAINDKWFPQ, encoded by the coding sequence ATGAAAAAATTATTAGTCGCGGCGGCGGTGCTGGCCGCAATGAGCTTCAGCGTGCAGGCTGCCGAGACGCTTCGCTTCGCCTCCTCGGCAACTTATCCACCGTTTGAATCATTGGATGCCAATAATCAAATCGTCGGTTTTGATATCGATCTGGCCAAGGCGTTGTGCAAACAGATGCAGACCGAATGCACCTTTACCAACCAGGCGTTCGACAGCCTGATTGCGGCGCTGAAGTTCAAAAAATACGATGCGGTCATTTCCGGCATGGACATCACGCCAGAGCGCAGCAAGCAGGTCAGCTTTACCCAGCCGTACTATGCCAATTCGGCGATTGTCATCGCGCAAAAGGGCAAATACGCCACTCTGGCTGATTTGAAAGGCAAAAAAGTGGGGATGGAAAACGGCACCACCCATCAGAAATACATGCAGGACAAACATCCCGAAATTAATACCGTCGCCTACGACAGCTATCAGAATGCCATTCTGGAGCTGAAGAACGGCCGGGTTGATGGCGTGTTCGGCGACACCGCGGTGGTCAATGAATGGTTGAAGAGCAACCCGAACCTGGCGCCGGTCGGCGAGCACATTACCGACGCGCAATACTTCGGCACCGGGCTGGGCATAGCGGTTCGCCCGGACAATCAGGCATTGCTGGCCAAACTGAACGCCGCGCTGGCCGCCATCAAGGCTGACGGCACCTATAAGGCCATCAACGATAAGTGGTTCCCACAGTAA
- a CDS encoding heavy metal-binding domain-containing protein, translating to MQLSTTPTLEGFTISEYCGVVTGEAILGANIFRDFFAGVRDIVGGRSGAYEKELRKARQLAFQELQEQAKELGANAVVGIDIDYETVGKDSSMLMVTVSGTAVKVAR from the coding sequence ATGCAGCTTTCCACCACCCCAACTCTGGAAGGATTCACCATTAGCGAATATTGCGGCGTTGTCACCGGCGAAGCGATCCTCGGCGCCAACATCTTCCGTGATTTTTTTGCCGGCGTACGTGACATCGTCGGCGGCCGTTCCGGCGCCTATGAAAAAGAGCTGCGCAAGGCGCGTCAACTGGCATTCCAGGAACTGCAGGAACAGGCGAAGGAACTGGGCGCCAATGCGGTGGTAGGGATTGATATTGATTATGAAACCGTCGGCAAAGACAGCAGTATGCTGATGGTGACGGTCAGCGGCACGGCGGTAAAGGTCGCGCGTTAA
- the artP gene encoding arginine ABC transporter ATP-binding protein ArtP: MSIQLKEINCFYGAHQALFNITLDCPAGETLVLLGPSGAGKSSLLRVLNLLEMPRSGHLQIAGNQFDFKQALGEKAIRELRQNVGMVFQQYNLWPHLTVVQNLIEAPCRVLGLSKAQAMARADKLLTRLRLTDFADRFPLHLSGGQQQRVAIARALMMEPQVLLFDEPTAALDPEITAQIVSIIRELAGTGITQVIVTHEVEVARKTASRVVYMENGRVVEQGDASHFAQPQTTEFANYLSH, encoded by the coding sequence ATGAGCATTCAACTAAAAGAGATAAACTGCTTTTACGGCGCGCATCAGGCGCTGTTTAACATCACGCTGGATTGTCCAGCAGGAGAAACGCTGGTGCTGCTTGGTCCAAGCGGCGCCGGCAAAAGTTCATTGCTGCGGGTGCTTAACCTGCTGGAAATGCCGCGTTCCGGCCATTTGCAGATTGCCGGCAACCAGTTCGACTTCAAGCAGGCTCTGGGCGAAAAAGCCATTCGCGAACTGCGGCAGAACGTCGGCATGGTGTTTCAGCAGTACAACCTGTGGCCGCATCTCACCGTGGTACAAAACCTGATCGAAGCGCCCTGCCGCGTGCTGGGTCTGAGCAAGGCGCAGGCGATGGCGCGTGCCGACAAGTTGCTGACGCGTCTGCGCCTCACCGATTTTGCCGATCGCTTCCCGCTGCATCTGTCCGGTGGCCAGCAACAGCGCGTGGCGATCGCACGGGCGCTGATGATGGAACCGCAGGTGCTGCTGTTCGACGAGCCCACCGCCGCGCTGGATCCCGAAATTACCGCCCAGATCGTCAGCATCATTCGCGAACTGGCCGGCACCGGCATTACCCAGGTGATCGTAACTCACGAAGTGGAAGTGGCGCGCAAGACCGCCAGCCGCGTGGTGTATATGGAAAACGGCCGGGTGGTAGAACAGGGCGACGCCAGCCATTTTGCCCAGCCACAGACCACCGAGTTTGCCAACTATTTATCACACTAA
- a CDS encoding MurR/RpiR family transcriptional regulator has translation MMNSGNLLLRLRQDLAGYSPTLHKLGNYVIEQPSRVLYFTITELARESGTSEASVTRLCRHLGCKGYTEFKMALALCVQQGTQETANDRSISESLVEESVQALRDTGALLDRLALQQAALALHQARSIQIYGVAASAIIGDFLQYKLLRLGKPALLFSDMHRAAMNAASLAENDVAIAISSSGSTKDVLHAVTLAKQRHAQVIVISNNQRSPLAKLANTLLVAAKPEGPLNAGALPAKVGAMLLVELMATELAQRDAAYLQSVQTTASATLPLLL, from the coding sequence GTGATGAATAGCGGAAATTTGTTGTTGCGGCTGCGACAAGATTTGGCGGGTTACAGCCCGACGCTGCACAAATTGGGGAATTATGTCATCGAGCAACCGTCCAGGGTGCTCTACTTCACGATTACCGAACTGGCACGCGAGAGTGGCACCAGCGAAGCCAGCGTTACGCGACTTTGCCGCCACCTGGGCTGCAAGGGGTATACCGAATTCAAGATGGCACTGGCACTGTGTGTGCAGCAAGGCACACAGGAAACGGCCAACGATCGGAGCATCAGCGAATCACTGGTGGAAGAGAGCGTGCAGGCGCTGCGCGATACCGGAGCGCTGCTCGATCGGCTGGCCTTGCAGCAAGCGGCACTGGCGCTGCATCAGGCCCGCTCGATACAGATTTATGGCGTCGCCGCCAGCGCGATTATCGGCGATTTTCTGCAGTATAAACTGTTGCGTCTCGGCAAGCCGGCGCTGCTGTTCAGCGATATGCACCGGGCGGCAATGAATGCCGCATCGCTGGCGGAAAACGACGTGGCGATAGCCATTTCCAGTTCCGGCTCCACCAAAGACGTTCTGCATGCGGTGACCCTGGCGAAGCAACGTCATGCGCAGGTGATCGTCATCAGCAATAACCAGCGCAGCCCGCTGGCAAAACTGGCAAATACTCTGCTGGTGGCCGCCAAACCCGAAGGACCGCTGAACGCCGGCGCGCTGCCGGCCAAGGTCGGGGCGATGTTGCTGGTAGAATTAATGGCGACCGAACTGGCGCAACGTGATGCCGCCTATCTGCAGTCGGTACAAACCACCGCCAGCGCCACGCTGCCGCTATTGCTGTAG
- a CDS encoding Lrp/AsnC family transcriptional regulator, giving the protein MNKSSLEPAEIKILDALQQDARVTNQTLADQIGMSASPCWRKVRKLEDDAVIQGYRAVLDRRKIGLGVMVFIRVSIDSHSAAEALKFEQQVSDLDDVVACYSIGGDADFLLQVVARDLDTYAEFAMSVIRRLPGIKEMQSMFVLKEIKPFVAFPIKKPAQR; this is encoded by the coding sequence ATGAATAAAAGCAGCTTGGAACCGGCAGAGATAAAAATTCTTGACGCTCTGCAACAGGATGCGCGCGTCACTAACCAGACATTAGCCGATCAAATCGGTATGTCGGCCTCCCCGTGCTGGCGCAAAGTGCGCAAACTGGAAGATGACGCGGTGATCCAGGGGTATCGCGCGGTGCTCGACCGCCGCAAGATTGGGCTAGGCGTGATGGTATTCATACGCGTCAGCATCGACAGTCACAGCGCAGCCGAAGCGCTGAAGTTTGAACAGCAAGTCAGCGATTTGGACGACGTGGTAGCCTGCTACAGCATCGGCGGCGATGCAGACTTTCTGTTGCAGGTGGTGGCAAGGGATCTGGACACCTACGCCGAGTTCGCCATGTCGGTGATCCGCCGCCTGCCCGGCATCAAGGAAATGCAAAGCATGTTCGTGCTAAAGGAAATCAAACCGTTCGTGGCATTCCCGATCAAGAAGCCGGCGCAGCGATAA
- a CDS encoding DUF1294 domain-containing protein — protein sequence MRLNLVCYLLLALAFVASWFFLHPLWMWLLLVNLLTLVIYGVDKLAAINAWRRVPELTLLLYGVVGGWPGALCGQQLFRHKTSKQPFKTWFIFSVVLNVAAIAALGYAVYGRFL from the coding sequence ATGCGATTGAACCTGGTGTGTTATCTGTTGTTGGCGCTGGCGTTTGTAGCCAGTTGGTTTTTCCTGCATCCGCTGTGGATGTGGTTGCTGCTGGTGAACCTGCTGACGCTGGTGATCTACGGCGTGGACAAGCTGGCGGCGATCAACGCCTGGCGACGGGTGCCGGAGTTGACGCTGTTGCTGTATGGTGTCGTCGGCGGTTGGCCTGGCGCGTTATGCGGCCAGCAGCTGTTCCGGCATAAAACCAGCAAACAGCCGTTTAAAACCTGGTTTATATTCAGCGTGGTACTGAACGTGGCCGCGATAGCGGCCCTAGGGTACGCGGTTTATGGTCGTTTCCTGTAG
- a CDS encoding DUF2000 domain-containing protein, with product MKFDAAVHKCAIIVDRDLGVGLSMNAVSVIGIGFGKTLENLVGSDVASQDGVNYPGVISVPLPILRASGAALLALLARTEHDDEIYCMPFSALAQSCKTYDDYRARIAAVASEQIELVALGLIGPKKKINALTGNLPLYR from the coding sequence ATGAAGTTTGATGCTGCGGTGCACAAGTGCGCCATTATTGTCGATCGGGATCTGGGTGTGGGGCTGTCAATGAATGCGGTGAGCGTGATCGGCATTGGCTTTGGCAAAACGCTGGAAAACCTGGTGGGGTCGGATGTTGCCAGTCAGGACGGGGTCAATTACCCCGGGGTAATTTCGGTACCGTTGCCGATCTTGCGTGCATCGGGAGCCGCGCTGCTGGCGTTGCTGGCCCGTACCGAGCACGATGACGAGATTTATTGCATGCCGTTCAGCGCGTTGGCGCAATCATGCAAAACCTATGACGACTACCGTGCACGGATTGCGGCGGTAGCCAGCGAGCAAATCGAGCTGGTGGCGCTCGGCCTGATCGGGCCGAAAAAGAAAATCAACGCGCTGACCGGCAATCTGCCGCTGTACCGTTAA
- a CDS encoding NAD-dependent epimerase/dehydratase family protein has protein sequence MKVLVTGATSGLGRNAVEYLRRQGIKVRATGRNQAMGSLLEKMGAEFIQADLTNLVSSQAKAMLAEVDVLWHCSSFTSPWGTEEAFELANVRATRRLGEWAAAYGVAQFIHISSPAIYFDYHHHRNVTEEFRPVRYANEFARSKAAGEQVIEQLAMSNPQTHFTILRPQGLFGPHDKVMLPRLLHMIKHYGNLLLPRGGAALVDMTYLENAVHAMWLATQKENTPSGRAYNITNQQARPLRTVVQQLIDELGMKCRIRSVPYPMLDMMARGMEKLGSKSEKEPVLTHYGVAKLNFDLTLDTTRAQQELDYRPIVSLDEGIARTARWLKNHGKLHGL, from the coding sequence ATGAAGGTATTGGTCACCGGCGCAACCAGTGGGTTAGGCCGAAACGCCGTTGAATATCTCCGCCGTCAGGGCATTAAAGTGCGCGCTACCGGTCGTAATCAGGCCATGGGCAGCCTGCTGGAGAAAATGGGCGCCGAATTCATTCAAGCCGATCTCACCAATCTGGTGTCTTCACAGGCCAAAGCGATGCTGGCCGAAGTGGACGTGCTGTGGCACTGTTCCAGTTTTACCTCGCCATGGGGTACCGAAGAAGCCTTCGAACTGGCCAACGTGCGCGCTACCCGTCGCCTGGGAGAATGGGCGGCAGCGTATGGCGTCGCCCAGTTTATCCATATCTCTTCGCCGGCGATCTACTTTGATTATCATCACCATCGCAATGTCACCGAAGAGTTCCGCCCGGTGCGCTACGCCAATGAATTTGCCCGTAGCAAAGCCGCCGGCGAGCAGGTGATTGAGCAACTGGCGATGTCCAATCCGCAGACCCACTTCACCATTCTGCGCCCGCAGGGGCTGTTCGGCCCGCACGATAAGGTGATGCTGCCGCGCCTGCTGCATATGATCAAACACTACGGCAACCTGCTGCTGCCACGCGGCGGCGCGGCACTGGTGGATATGACCTATCTGGAAAATGCGGTGCATGCCATGTGGCTGGCGACACAAAAAGAGAACACGCCGTCCGGGCGCGCCTACAACATTACCAATCAGCAGGCGCGTCCGTTACGAACGGTCGTGCAGCAGCTGATTGATGAGTTGGGCATGAAGTGTCGCATTCGCTCGGTGCCCTACCCGATGCTCGACATGATGGCTCGTGGTATGGAAAAACTGGGCAGCAAAAGCGAAAAAGAACCGGTGCTGACCCACTACGGCGTGGCAAAGCTCAATTTCGACCTGACGCTGGACACCACGCGCGCCCAGCAGGAACTTGACTACCGACCGATCGTATCGCTGGACGAAGGGATAGCCCGCACCGCCCGCTGGTTAAAAAATCACGGCAAGCTGCACGGTCTGTGA
- the artM gene encoding arginine ABC transporter permease ArtM — protein sequence MLEYLPEIAKGLHTSLTLTMAALVVALILSLLLTVILTLKIPVLTPLVKIYITLFTGTPLLVQIFLIYYGPGQFPAIRDYPWLWSLLSQPWLCAMIALALNSAAYTTQLFYGAVRAIPAGQWQSCEALGMSRRQTLRILLPFAFKRALSSYSNEVVLVFKSTSLAYTITLMEVMGYSQLMYGRTYDVMVFAAAGLVYLIVNGLLTLLMRLVERRALAFERRN from the coding sequence ATGCTGGAATATTTACCGGAAATCGCCAAAGGGCTGCACACCAGCCTGACCCTGACGATGGCCGCACTGGTGGTCGCGCTGATCCTGTCGCTGCTGCTGACGGTGATCCTGACGCTGAAAATCCCGGTGCTGACGCCATTGGTGAAAATCTATATCACCCTGTTTACCGGTACGCCGCTATTGGTGCAGATTTTCCTGATTTACTACGGCCCCGGTCAGTTCCCGGCCATCCGCGATTACCCGTGGTTATGGAGCCTGCTGTCGCAACCGTGGCTGTGCGCCATGATTGCGCTGGCGCTCAACAGCGCGGCCTATACCACCCAGCTGTTCTACGGTGCGGTACGGGCGATCCCGGCCGGCCAATGGCAATCGTGCGAAGCACTCGGCATGTCACGCCGCCAGACTCTGCGCATCTTGCTGCCCTTTGCCTTTAAACGTGCCCTGTCCTCTTATTCCAACGAGGTGGTGCTGGTGTTTAAAAGTACCTCGCTGGCCTACACCATTACGCTGATGGAGGTGATGGGCTACAGCCAGTTGATGTACGGACGCACCTACGACGTGATGGTTTTCGCCGCCGCTGGTCTGGTCTACCTGATCGTCAATGGCCTGCTGACGCTGCTGATGCGTCTGGTGGAACGCCGCGCGCTGGCGTTTGAACGCCGAAACTGA
- a CDS encoding lysine exporter LysO family protein, whose amino-acid sequence MYSGLLIILLPLIIGYLIPLRSKTLIQRINRLLSWMVYVILFFMGISLAFLENLSSNLLLILQYTAVFFLCIFCANLLALYLLERNHPWRNGHKQEKLPSRLHMALESLKLCGVVLGGFALGLTQWSWFEHAATGSEYALIFLLLLVGIQLRNSGMTLRQIVINRRGMLVGMAVAISALAGGTLAALLLGLPLKTGLAMASGFGWYSLSGILITDAYGPVLGSTAFFNDLARELVAIMLIPTLVRRSRSSALGLCGATSMDFTLPVLQRSGGLEMVPPAIVHGFLLSLLAPVLIALFS is encoded by the coding sequence ATGTATTCCGGTCTGCTGATTATTCTGTTGCCGCTGATTATCGGTTATCTGATCCCGTTGCGCAGCAAAACGCTCATCCAACGTATTAACCGACTATTAAGTTGGATGGTATACGTCATTCTGTTTTTTATGGGGATCAGCCTGGCGTTTCTGGAGAACCTCAGCAGTAATCTGCTACTGATCCTGCAGTACACCGCGGTATTCTTCCTGTGTATCTTTTGCGCCAATTTGCTGGCGCTGTACCTACTGGAACGCAATCACCCCTGGCGCAACGGCCATAAACAGGAAAAGCTACCGTCGCGCCTGCATATGGCGTTGGAGTCTCTCAAGCTCTGCGGCGTGGTGCTGGGTGGTTTCGCCCTTGGGTTGACGCAGTGGTCGTGGTTTGAACACGCCGCCACCGGCAGTGAATACGCGTTGATTTTCCTGCTGCTGCTGGTGGGCATCCAACTGCGCAACAGCGGCATGACGCTGCGCCAGATTGTGATCAATCGCCGCGGCATGTTGGTCGGCATGGCGGTGGCTATCAGCGCGTTGGCCGGCGGCACGCTGGCGGCGCTGCTGCTGGGGCTGCCGCTCAAAACCGGACTGGCTATGGCATCGGGGTTCGGCTGGTATTCGCTGTCCGGTATCCTGATCACCGACGCCTACGGCCCGGTGCTTGGCAGCACGGCGTTCTTCAACGATCTGGCGCGCGAACTGGTGGCGATCATGCTGATCCCCACCTTGGTCCGTCGCAGCCGGTCAAGCGCCCTCGGCCTGTGTGGCGCCACCTCGATGGATTTCACTCTGCCGGTTCTGCAACGCAGTGGCGGTCTGGAAATGGTGCCGCCGGCCATCGTGCACGGCTTCCTGCTGAGCCTGCTGGCACCGGTGCTAATCGCTCTGTTTTCATAA
- the artJ gene encoding arginine ABC transporter substrate-binding protein has product MKKLIIAAVLAGISVSAIAAETIRFATEASYPPFEFVGADNKIQGFDVDLANAMCKEMQATCTFTNQAFDSLIPSLKFKRFDAVMAGMDITPEREKQVLFTKPYYDNSALFIAQKGKVADVASLKGKKVGVQNGTTHQKFLTDKHPEITTVPYDSYQNAILDLKNGRVDAVFGDTAVVNEWLKQNDALTAVGDKVTDKGYFGTGLGIAVRQKNTDLQGKFNAALDKIKQDGTYETIYKKWFQQ; this is encoded by the coding sequence ATGAAAAAACTAATAATTGCCGCCGTTTTAGCCGGCATCAGCGTTTCCGCTATCGCAGCCGAAACGATTCGTTTCGCTACCGAAGCCTCTTATCCGCCGTTTGAATTCGTTGGCGCCGACAACAAGATCCAGGGGTTTGACGTCGATCTGGCCAATGCGATGTGTAAAGAGATGCAGGCCACCTGTACCTTCACCAATCAGGCGTTTGACAGCCTGATCCCCAGCCTGAAGTTCAAGCGTTTCGACGCCGTGATGGCCGGCATGGACATCACCCCCGAGCGTGAAAAACAGGTGCTGTTCACCAAACCTTACTACGACAACTCCGCACTGTTCATCGCGCAGAAAGGCAAAGTGGCCGACGTCGCCAGCTTGAAGGGCAAAAAGGTCGGCGTGCAGAACGGCACCACGCACCAGAAATTCCTGACTGACAAGCACCCGGAAATCACTACCGTACCTTACGATAGCTACCAGAACGCGATCCTCGATCTGAAAAACGGTCGCGTCGATGCGGTCTTCGGCGATACCGCCGTGGTCAATGAATGGCTGAAACAGAATGACGCACTGACCGCCGTCGGCGACAAGGTAACCGATAAGGGCTACTTCGGTACCGGCCTTGGCATCGCCGTTCGCCAGAAAAACACCGATCTGCAGGGCAAGTTCAACGCTGCACTGGACAAGATCAAGCAGGATGGGACCTACGAAACCATCTATAAAAAATGGTTTCAGCAGTAA
- the artQ gene encoding arginine ABC transporter permease ArtQ translates to MNEFQPLASAAGMTVGLAVCALALGLILAMLFAVWESARWNVVSWLGTAWVTLLRGLPEILVVLFIYFGSSQLLLILSDGFTLNLGLFELPIQIDIENFEVSPFLCGVIALALLYSAYASQTLRGALKAVPQGQWESGQALGLSKAAIFFRLIMPQMWRHALPGLGNQWLVLLKDTALVSLISVNDLMLQTKSIATRTQEPFTWYVIAAAIYLLVTLLSQYVIKRIELRTTRFERGPV, encoded by the coding sequence ATGAATGAATTTCAACCTTTAGCAAGCGCCGCCGGGATGACCGTCGGCCTTGCGGTGTGTGCGCTGGCGCTTGGCCTTATCCTGGCGATGCTGTTTGCCGTCTGGGAGTCTGCACGCTGGAATGTCGTCAGTTGGCTGGGCACCGCCTGGGTCACCCTGTTGCGCGGCCTGCCGGAAATTCTGGTGGTGCTGTTTATTTACTTCGGTTCGTCGCAACTGCTGCTGATCTTGTCCGACGGCTTTACGCTCAATCTGGGCCTGTTTGAGCTGCCGATCCAGATTGATATCGAAAACTTCGAAGTCAGCCCGTTCCTGTGTGGGGTGATCGCGCTGGCGCTGCTGTATTCGGCCTACGCGTCGCAAACGCTGCGCGGCGCGCTGAAAGCGGTGCCGCAGGGGCAATGGGAATCGGGCCAGGCGCTCGGGCTGAGCAAGGCGGCGATTTTCTTCCGTTTGATCATGCCGCAGATGTGGCGTCATGCGCTGCCGGGGCTGGGCAATCAGTGGCTGGTGCTGCTGAAGGACACCGCCCTGGTGTCGCTGATCAGCGTGAACGATTTGATGCTGCAAACCAAAAGCATTGCCACCCGCACCCAGGAACCCTTTACCTGGTATGTGATTGCCGCAGCGATTTACCTGCTGGTCACATTGTTGAGTCAATACGTAATCAAGCGCATCGAGCTGCGTACCACACGTTTTGAGCGAGGGCCGGTCTGA
- a CDS encoding lipoprotein, translating to MKTKTIAAVLPLALALSACTTVEPAYKDIGTRTGACIEGGPSQVAQRFYDLRIEQGSLTLPDANRLAQFQPYLSKVLYQDLLSANQNAGRQPAAGDLLTGNAEGATSAKVASSSTIPNTDAKNIPLRVQLSYQKDGGSAKSWQNEVLMVREGSCWVVDDVRYMNVPAHAASGTLRQILENR from the coding sequence ATGAAAACAAAAACGATTGCGGCGGTTTTACCTTTAGCCCTGGCGTTAAGTGCGTGTACCACCGTCGAGCCGGCCTATAAGGATATTGGCACCCGCACCGGCGCGTGCATCGAAGGCGGCCCAAGCCAGGTGGCACAGAGGTTCTACGATCTGCGCATCGAACAGGGTAGCCTCACTTTGCCGGACGCCAATCGTCTGGCCCAGTTCCAGCCGTACCTGAGCAAAGTGCTGTATCAGGATCTGCTCAGTGCCAACCAGAACGCAGGGCGCCAACCGGCGGCAGGCGATTTGCTGACCGGTAATGCCGAAGGCGCCACCAGCGCCAAGGTGGCCAGTTCCTCCACCATTCCCAATACCGACGCCAAGAATATTCCGCTACGCGTGCAACTGAGCTATCAAAAAGACGGCGGCAGTGCCAAAAGCTGGCAAAACGAAGTGCTGATGGTACGTGAAGGCAGCTGCTGGGTGGTTGATGACGTTCGTTATATGAACGTTCCCGCGCATGCCGCCAGCGGCACCCTGCGCCAGATTCTGGAAAATCGTTAA